In Rhizobium gallicum bv. gallicum R602sp, the following proteins share a genomic window:
- the bglB gene encoding beta-galactosidase BglB yields MNPTSVDNAVLLSTIDRVAMAFSRLKGIREGLVTAESTSGIQFDEWDWEVGVGLYGFLRRAISTNDQKALQDLVAWYSSQIERGLPPRQINSTAPMLPLAILVQHVDRPDFRALVEDWAEWLVKELPKTEDGGFQHVVKERLNEGELWDDTLFMACLFLARAGVLCKRSEWIDEAVYQFVIHTRYLSDPVSGLWYHGWTFNGRHNFANAFWARGNAWITVAIPELFELVPMLGEKDRRYLSNVLASQVRSLKACQRPDGMFTTLLDDPSSPLETSATAGIAYGILRGVDAGILDTNDRIYAERALSAVLARIDEEGVVHGVSDGTPMGHDLDFYRRIPNVPTPYGQALTMLLLTEVLLERGLQQ; encoded by the coding sequence ATGAACCCAACATCTGTCGACAATGCCGTCCTCCTTTCGACCATCGATCGGGTCGCGATGGCTTTCAGCCGTCTCAAGGGCATTCGGGAAGGCCTGGTGACCGCCGAGTCCACCTCGGGGATCCAGTTCGACGAGTGGGATTGGGAAGTCGGCGTTGGTCTTTACGGCTTCCTAAGACGCGCGATTTCCACCAATGATCAAAAAGCGCTCCAGGACCTTGTGGCGTGGTACAGCAGCCAGATCGAGCGGGGCCTACCGCCACGCCAGATCAACAGCACGGCTCCGATGCTGCCGCTTGCCATCCTCGTTCAGCATGTCGATCGTCCCGATTTTCGCGCCCTTGTCGAAGACTGGGCCGAATGGTTGGTGAAGGAACTGCCCAAAACCGAGGACGGTGGCTTTCAACACGTTGTCAAAGAACGCCTCAACGAGGGCGAGCTTTGGGACGACACGCTGTTCATGGCCTGCCTCTTTCTCGCGCGCGCTGGCGTGCTTTGCAAACGCAGCGAATGGATCGACGAAGCTGTCTATCAGTTCGTGATCCACACGCGCTACCTGTCGGATCCGGTGAGTGGGCTATGGTATCATGGCTGGACCTTCAATGGACGGCACAATTTTGCCAATGCCTTTTGGGCTCGCGGCAATGCCTGGATCACGGTGGCCATCCCGGAGCTGTTCGAGCTTGTGCCGATGCTGGGGGAAAAGGACCGGCGTTACCTTTCCAATGTTCTTGCCAGCCAGGTACGTTCGCTTAAGGCGTGTCAGAGGCCGGACGGAATGTTCACAACCTTGTTGGACGACCCCTCGTCGCCACTGGAGACATCAGCCACCGCCGGAATTGCCTACGGCATCCTGCGTGGCGTCGATGCCGGCATTCTGGATACCAACGACCGGATCTACGCCGAGCGGGCGCTTTCGGCCGTGCTGGCGCGCATCGACGAGGAAGGTGTGGTCCATGGTGTTTCGGACGGCACACCGATGGGCCACGACCTCGATTTCTATCGGCGCATACCGAATGTGCCGACGCCTTACGGCCAGGCGCTCACCATGCTGCTCCTGACGGAAGTCCTTCTGGAGCGCGGTCTCCAGCAATGA
- the pglB gene encoding polygalacturonase PglB — protein sequence MSAASPISIDAAGSDDTARLQAAIDKASASGGGRVVLEAGIHICRGLQLKSGVDLHLAAGAILRPVADYDAYAHTTVSVIAEKSNRGMIVAKNARRISLTGFGRLEAGCDSFIVGDDKTVGTFIPADFRPRVVVFEACDGVEISSIHICRSPMWTLHFVDCTDVAVRGVRIENDHRLPNTDGIVLDACRGAIIEDCLISTADDGICLKTSMGPAGAAIGQCENILVRRCSIQSLSCALKIGTETHGDITNAVFEDCNVSASNRALGVFSRDGGRISNVRFLRIGVECHETLDGFWGSGEALTINVVDRVAARTAGAIENLIVEDITGRMEGAITLISTSSAGIRNIRLARINLVQQPGQLGTGQFYDLRPTNADLAPRADGGGRANAWTRGSDGRVIGLERYPGGMPAAYLSGVTGIFLEEVLIKRPAPLPQGWNKIDVAFETAAPDGSRTWQN from the coding sequence ATGAGCGCGGCATCTCCAATCTCGATTGATGCGGCCGGCAGCGACGATACCGCTCGACTACAAGCAGCGATCGACAAAGCGTCGGCTTCAGGCGGCGGGCGCGTGGTGCTTGAGGCCGGCATCCATATTTGCCGGGGGCTCCAGCTCAAATCCGGCGTGGATCTTCATCTGGCCGCCGGCGCGATCCTGCGTCCGGTCGCGGACTATGACGCCTATGCACATACGACCGTTTCGGTCATTGCAGAAAAATCAAACCGCGGCATGATCGTCGCCAAAAATGCGCGGCGGATAAGCCTGACCGGCTTCGGCCGCCTCGAAGCCGGTTGCGACAGCTTCATCGTCGGCGACGACAAGACGGTCGGGACATTCATCCCGGCCGATTTTCGACCGCGCGTTGTCGTCTTCGAGGCGTGTGACGGGGTTGAGATCAGTTCCATCCATATATGCCGCTCGCCGATGTGGACGCTGCACTTTGTCGACTGCACGGACGTTGCGGTCAGGGGAGTGAGGATCGAGAACGACCATCGTCTTCCCAATACGGACGGTATTGTTCTCGATGCATGCCGCGGCGCCATCATCGAAGATTGCCTGATATCGACCGCGGACGACGGCATTTGCCTGAAGACGAGTATGGGTCCGGCGGGTGCCGCCATAGGGCAATGCGAAAATATTCTCGTTCGCCGATGCTCGATCCAAAGCTTGAGTTGCGCCCTTAAGATCGGAACGGAAACGCATGGCGATATCACAAATGCCGTATTCGAGGATTGCAATGTCTCGGCCTCCAACCGTGCGCTCGGCGTTTTCTCGCGCGACGGCGGTCGGATATCGAACGTCAGATTTTTAAGAATTGGAGTAGAGTGCCATGAAACGCTCGACGGCTTCTGGGGTTCGGGAGAAGCCTTGACGATCAATGTTGTCGACCGCGTCGCGGCGCGGACTGCCGGGGCGATCGAGAACCTGATCGTCGAAGATATAACCGGCCGAATGGAGGGGGCGATCACTTTGATTTCGACGTCTTCCGCCGGCATTCGAAACATCCGGCTGGCGCGCATAAACCTGGTCCAGCAGCCCGGGCAACTGGGCACAGGGCAATTCTATGACCTGCGCCCGACGAATGCGGATTTGGCGCCGCGCGCCGATGGAGGCGGGCGCGCCAATGCCTGGACGCGCGGTTCGGACGGACGGGTGATCGGTCTTGAGCGCTATCCGGGAGGGATGCCAGCCGCCTATCTTTCCGGGGTCACGGGTATCTTTCTGGAAGAGGTGCTCATCAAAAGGCCAGCACCCCTGCCGCAGGGATGGAACAAGATTGACGTCGCCTTCGAAACGGCGGCACCTGATGGGAGCAGGACATGGCAGAACTGA